One Candidatus Zixiibacteriota bacterium DNA window includes the following coding sequences:
- a CDS encoding DUF3857 domain-containing protein, whose product MACRSIVHSTLTAILVVLCVSSAFGSKWGKVTPEEWQLMPPPTHADINAAVVFDRCTLNVGEEVITIRRHVRLKVYRKAGADEIGERHIYYRDGDKLTNLRAQTILPDGKTVKVESRDIFTKTVAGERYKTFAFPVVDSGCILEYQYTNINQRYYYLKPWYFQGGLYTFESQFTLELAPGFVYSSSLHRATGGAAEAVEDECLDPANPGLKIKQYTWTQRNLPPITDEPFMAARENYYFALRCQLVEYRTPYSVVRFVKDWADLGKELDEFVGAYAYGGGVDDLAKRLTANDSTQSLKAERLYDFVSDSISSQPDAEGKWFTNKNLSQLLKNGFGTGDEKNLLLLQMLRKSGITAWPVFVATRDRAQLDPNNCHRSQFNHIMLFAQLDSSAMLMDASSKYSPYSVLPANCLVDAGFLVDGKDSKLIRITRADPRTYRLDATDIVIDSSGNARCSTTCQMTGYFVPQYGELLDQQAPDEFVKKYFLSKASDDAELDSNSFSTNDAGNLTVEATYSLPGYARRLDNNTLIRPPTFYFAENPFKRERRSFPVDFNFPFTYHNVVRVSSATGATSSTLPRDTIMEIPGISFQRASVFENGTAVVDTRLIVTEPVFEPGRYRELRRFFDEVAKAQAEEVILASEM is encoded by the coding sequence ATGGCGTGTCGTTCCATAGTTCACTCAACGCTCACCGCAATTCTTGTGGTGCTGTGTGTTTCCAGCGCATTCGGTTCGAAATGGGGGAAGGTCACACCCGAGGAGTGGCAGTTGATGCCGCCGCCCACCCATGCTGACATCAACGCCGCGGTCGTGTTCGACCGCTGTACGCTCAACGTCGGTGAGGAAGTTATCACGATCCGGCGTCATGTCCGGCTGAAAGTCTACCGTAAGGCTGGCGCCGACGAGATCGGCGAAAGGCACATTTATTACCGCGATGGCGACAAGCTCACAAATCTGAGGGCTCAGACCATTCTCCCCGACGGGAAAACCGTCAAGGTTGAATCGCGCGACATCTTTACAAAGACCGTAGCCGGCGAACGTTACAAGACGTTTGCGTTTCCGGTCGTTGACAGCGGCTGCATACTCGAATATCAGTACACCAACATCAACCAGCGGTATTACTATCTAAAGCCATGGTACTTCCAGGGAGGCCTTTATACCTTCGAATCGCAATTCACGCTCGAACTGGCACCGGGGTTCGTGTACAGTTCTTCGCTTCATCGGGCCACGGGCGGCGCCGCTGAGGCCGTCGAAGACGAGTGTCTTGATCCGGCCAATCCGGGGCTCAAGATCAAGCAATACACATGGACTCAGCGGAATCTGCCGCCGATTACCGACGAACCATTTATGGCGGCACGTGAGAACTATTACTTTGCCCTGCGATGCCAGCTGGTCGAATACCGGACACCCTATAGCGTCGTAAGGTTTGTGAAGGACTGGGCCGATTTGGGGAAGGAACTGGATGAGTTTGTCGGCGCATATGCGTACGGCGGCGGTGTCGATGACCTCGCTAAGCGGCTGACGGCCAATGATTCCACCCAATCACTCAAGGCCGAACGCTTGTACGATTTCGTCTCGGACTCGATCAGCTCCCAGCCGGACGCGGAGGGCAAGTGGTTCACCAACAAGAACCTCAGCCAGTTGCTCAAGAACGGATTCGGCACGGGCGACGAGAAGAATCTGTTGTTGCTTCAAATGCTTCGCAAGTCGGGCATCACCGCCTGGCCGGTCTTTGTCGCCACACGGGATCGCGCCCAACTTGACCCGAATAACTGCCATCGGTCGCAATTCAACCATATCATGCTGTTTGCCCAGCTTGATTCGTCTGCCATGTTGATGGATGCTTCTTCGAAATACAGTCCCTACAGTGTCCTACCGGCGAACTGCCTCGTAGATGCCGGGTTCCTGGTCGACGGCAAGGATTCGAAGCTGATTCGCATCACGCGTGCCGATCCGCGTACGTACCGCCTCGATGCCACCGATATCGTCATCGACAGCTCCGGTAACGCCCGCTGTTCGACGACCTGCCAGATGACCGGTTATTTCGTGCCGCAGTACGGGGAGCTCCTCGACCAACAGGCACCCGACGAATTCGTCAAAAAATATTTCCTGTCGAAAGCGAGTGACGACGCCGAACTTGACAGCAATTCGTTTTCGACGAATGACGCAGGGAATCTGACTGTTGAGGCAACGTATTCTCTTCCCGGTTACGCCCGCAGGTTGGACAACAACACGCTGATTCGCCCGCCAACCTTCTATTTTGCAGAAAACCCGTTCAAGCGGGAGCGACGCAGTTTCCCGGTTGATTTCAATTTCCCCTTCACCTACCACAATGTCGTCCGGGTCTCTTCCGCGACCGGAGCGACGTCATCGACCCTGCCGAGAGATACGATCATGGAGATACCCGGCATTTCCTTTCAGAGAGCCAGTGTGTTCGAAAACGGTACGGCCGTGGTCGACACCCGGTTGATCGTCACCGAGCCGGTGTTTGAACCAGGCCGCTACC
- the rsmB gene encoding 16S rRNA (cytosine(967)-C(5))-methyltransferase RsmB, which translates to MESTEKALEPKRYDQVRAAALEAIILIEQGEQTEGAVHAVTHGRQFRPIDLRFLLQLVNGTTKMRRRLDHEIRFFLARPSAELPIKIANILRMGFYQLLFTDKVPPAATVSESVSLARHFVDDRIAGLVNAVLRARLREPHKVHFASKDEQPVKYLGDFYSYPDYFVKYCLTEFGYARTEELLKQYNKAPHVTYRVNFLKAKPDEVAHLLQENQIEFSYGRHLPEFIHIQGAGLPLEQQLLHTGKVFIQDESAGLPVRLLNPKQGESIVDLTAAPGGKATYAAIRMRNKGRVTAVDKSHQRLELVVENAQRLGIRIIAPVASDMAEFAAEPFDRVLLDPPCSGWGTAGKHADLRWAKSSEDIENLVKIQAKMIDRASRLVKSGGVLVYSTCTIMRPENDQIIEEFLLRNSKFEIDPAEQFFDKSLVNERGFVKTYPECTDMDGAFCARLRRKLET; encoded by the coding sequence ATGGAATCGACCGAGAAAGCGCTCGAACCGAAACGGTACGATCAGGTAAGGGCTGCCGCCCTCGAGGCGATCATCCTCATCGAGCAGGGGGAGCAAACGGAGGGGGCGGTACATGCAGTCACGCACGGCCGCCAGTTCCGACCGATAGATTTGCGCTTCTTGTTGCAGTTGGTCAATGGCACCACCAAGATGCGGCGACGGCTCGACCATGAGATCCGGTTCTTCCTGGCGCGCCCTTCGGCCGAGTTGCCGATCAAGATCGCCAATATCCTCCGCATGGGTTTCTATCAACTTTTGTTCACCGACAAAGTGCCGCCTGCCGCGACGGTATCCGAATCAGTGAGTCTGGCAAGACACTTTGTCGATGACCGCATCGCCGGGCTGGTGAATGCTGTGCTGCGCGCGCGTCTTCGCGAACCGCACAAGGTGCATTTCGCGTCAAAAGACGAGCAACCAGTCAAGTATCTGGGGGATTTTTACAGCTATCCCGATTATTTTGTGAAATACTGCCTGACTGAGTTCGGTTATGCCCGTACTGAGGAACTCCTCAAGCAGTACAACAAGGCGCCGCATGTCACCTACCGGGTCAATTTTCTTAAGGCCAAGCCGGATGAGGTGGCCCACCTCCTTCAGGAGAACCAGATAGAGTTTTCGTATGGAAGGCACCTGCCGGAGTTCATTCATATTCAGGGGGCCGGATTGCCGCTCGAACAACAGCTTCTTCACACCGGCAAAGTGTTTATTCAAGATGAATCGGCCGGGCTGCCGGTACGTCTGCTTAACCCCAAACAAGGGGAGTCAATCGTCGATCTCACCGCGGCGCCGGGCGGGAAGGCGACCTATGCGGCAATTCGGATGCGCAACAAGGGGCGCGTAACGGCGGTGGACAAATCGCACCAGCGTTTGGAATTGGTGGTCGAAAACGCGCAGCGACTCGGGATCCGGATCATCGCCCCCGTGGCATCGGATATGGCGGAGTTTGCCGCTGAGCCATTCGATCGCGTTTTGCTCGACCCGCCCTGCTCCGGTTGGGGGACTGCCGGGAAACACGCCGATCTGCGTTGGGCAAAATCATCCGAGGATATCGAGAATCTCGTGAAAATACAGGCCAAGATGATCGACCGGGCTTCACGCCTGGTAAAGTCGGGGGGGGTGCTGGTCTATTCGACCTGTACCATCATGCGTCCGGAGAATGACCAGATCATCGAAGAATTTCTGCTTCGGAACTCGAAGTTCGAAATTGACCCGGCCGAGCAATTTTTCGACAAGAGCCTGGTGAACGAGCGCGGCTTCGTAAAGACCTACCCAGAATGCACCGACATGGATGGCGCCTTTTGCGCCCGGTTGCGGAGGAAGCTCGAGACTTGA
- the alr gene encoding alanine racemase, whose product MKQKRTLLHWIELSRSALGKNVRTLARLAGRGRILAPSVKANAYGHGLPQIVGMLAPMTQIGYLSVHSLDEAIACRTAGWTRKLMVLGPIALDSLDAVFEYELEPVVFTSETLHALGRLSDKRKTHVATHLKLETGTNRQGITEKELPRFAVIYKKHAHLKSPLGASTHFANIEDTTSHEYAQFQLENFNRMVATMTRLGIKPKLRHTASSAALILFDKTRFELVRPGLALYGHWPSKETYLSYRLMGRSNNILSPVLRWKTSVTQIKEVTPDSFIGYGCTYRTTAWTRLAVLPVGYCDGYDRALSNQAHVLIKGRRAPVRGRVCMNLIMVDITDIPGVKLEEEVTLIGRDGREHLSAEQLAQWAQTINYEMLARLSPLIPKVVVK is encoded by the coding sequence ATGAAACAGAAGCGAACGCTGTTGCATTGGATAGAACTGTCGAGGTCGGCGCTTGGGAAGAATGTGCGCACGCTGGCACGACTGGCCGGCAGGGGACGAATCCTGGCGCCATCTGTCAAAGCCAATGCCTACGGCCATGGGCTGCCGCAGATCGTTGGTATGCTCGCTCCCATGACCCAGATCGGGTATCTCTCGGTCCATTCGCTTGATGAGGCGATCGCTTGTCGCACAGCCGGGTGGACACGGAAATTGATGGTGCTCGGACCGATTGCGCTCGATTCTCTGGATGCCGTATTCGAGTATGAACTTGAGCCTGTTGTGTTCACTTCGGAAACATTGCATGCACTTGGCAGGCTGTCGGATAAGCGAAAAACGCATGTCGCCACACACCTGAAGCTCGAAACCGGCACTAACCGGCAGGGGATAACGGAGAAGGAGCTGCCGCGATTTGCAGTAATCTATAAGAAGCACGCACACCTTAAAAGCCCACTCGGCGCGAGCACGCATTTCGCCAATATCGAGGACACCACCAGTCACGAGTACGCGCAGTTTCAACTGGAGAATTTCAATCGAATGGTGGCAACGATGACGCGGCTCGGCATCAAACCGAAGCTCCGGCACACGGCATCATCGGCGGCGCTGATCTTGTTCGACAAAACGCGCTTCGAGCTGGTTCGTCCGGGGCTCGCGCTGTATGGGCACTGGCCTTCGAAAGAGACCTATCTCAGCTATCGCCTGATGGGGCGCTCGAACAATATCCTGTCGCCAGTGCTGCGATGGAAAACCAGTGTGACGCAAATCAAAGAGGTTACGCCGGACAGCTTTATTGGATACGGCTGCACCTATCGCACCACCGCGTGGACGCGGCTCGCTGTGCTTCCGGTAGGATACTGCGATGGCTACGACCGCGCGCTCTCCAATCAGGCGCATGTGCTTATCAAGGGAAGACGGGCGCCGGTGCGGGGGAGAGTCTGTATGAATCTCATTATGGTCGATATCACCGATATCCCCGGTGTGAAGCTGGAGGAAGAAGTGACTCTGATTGGCCGCGATGGGCGCGAACATCTGTCCGCCGAGCAATTGGCGCAGTGGGCGCAGACGATCAACTACGAGATGCTGGCGCGGTTGTCGCCCTTGATACCTAAGGTTGTGGTGAAATAG